The Halobacterium hubeiense genome contains the following window.
GCGTCGCGGAGCTCGTGGAGTCGCTGGACGGCGACGTCGTCGTCACCGCCGACCACGGCGAGGCGTTCGGCGAGGACGGCGTCTGGGAGCACCACATCGAGACCCACATCCCGGCGCTGATGGAAGTGCCGTGGCTGGAACTCGACTAGTCGGCGCTGGCCGGCGAGTCGCTCCCGGTGGACGCCGCGTCCGGGAGGTACGACGCCGCGATGTCCGCGACGCGCTTCGCGCCGTTGGCGTGCGGTTCCGGCGGCTCCACGGCGTCGAGGAGCGCTTCCACGCCCGCAATCGAGTCCGCCGCGTAGAAGCCGGGCGTGTCCGCGAGCGCGTCCACGACGCCGCGCTGTTCTGACGTCGCCGGTAACACGATGCAGGGCGTGCCGGCGACCGCGGCCTCCATCACCGTGGAGTAGCCGCTGCAGATGACGAGGTTCGCGCCGGCGACGAACGGCTGCAGCGACTCCTGTAGCTCCCAGTCGTCGCCGCCGACGAGCGTCACGTCCCGGCCGCTCGCTTCGATGGCGTCCGCGAGGCGGTCGGGGTCCACGCTGAACTCGCTGGGCACGACGAGCACGTCCACGTCCGCGTCCGGCGCGTCGCCGACCGGCGCCATCGGCCCCACGTCGTCGGCGCCCGGAATCGACGGGCCGCCGCTCCAGACCTTGGGGTGGAGGAACTGCTCGGCGCCGTAGCCCGCGATGCGGTTGCGGACCCACGCGCCGGCGCGCTCGACGGTCGTCGAGTAGAACGCCGCGGGGTCGTGGGAGACGTAGACGTAGCGCTGGCCGTGCAGGGTCGCGGCGATGGCCGCGGAGATGTCGTCGGTCACGAGGAGCGCGGGGGCTTCGTCGTCGAACCACCCGCGGTACTGCTTGACGCGCTCGGCGACCGCGGGCCCGCTGTTCCGGAGGACGTCCAGCAGGCCGCCGTTCTGGTAGTCGCCGACGAAGTCGAGGTCCAGCGGCTCGAACTCCGTGTAGCCGTTGGCCTCCACGAACTTCGTGCCGGGACCGCCGCCCGCGATGACCACGTCGTAGCCGGCGGCTTCCAGTTCCTCGACGACCGCCAGCATCCGGGTGGCGTGGCCGGCGCCCTCGCAGTAGTGGGCGACGGCGACCTTCGGGGGTGTCGCGGTCACGTGTGCGTCACTGTCGGTGCGCGAGCGGTATAAAACACTCCGAACGGGCGCGGGTCACGAGCGGACGCCGAGCGCGCTGGTGGCGGCGGCGCCGACGGTCGTCGTCAGCAGGTAGCCGCCGACGCTGTGAATCGTGACGACAGCCGCGATGGTCGGCGCGCTCACAGCCGTCAGCAGCGTGAGCAGCGTGACGTTGATGGCTTCGGTCCCGCCGAGGCCGCCGGGCGTCGGGAGCGCCGACCCGACCTTCCCCAGCGGGAGCACGAAGAACGGGACGTAGACGGGGACGGAGGCGTCGAGCGCGAGGAACGTCACCCACAGGCCCAGCGCCTGGAACGCCCACCCGAGCGCCGAGCAGCCGACGGCCGCCACGAGGCGCTCGCGGGAGACGGCGACGCGGCCGAGCGCGTCCGTGAACCCGCTGATGCGGGCCGCGAGGTCCTCGGCGTCCGGGAGGGAGACGCGGGGAATCGCGCCGACGACGCGGTGGATGACCGCCGCGACCGTCCCGCCCGCGCGGCCACGAATCGCGGCCCGGTAGCGCCACACGACCGCCGCGAGGACCGGGAGGACCACGGCCGCGGTGATGACGGCGACCGGGAGCAAGCCGAGTTCCCCGTCGGTCTCCGTGGCGACGTAGTAGAGCGAGCCGACCGCCGCGAACGCCAGCGACGGCACGACGTTGATGGCGTCGAGGCTCGTGATGGACGCGAGGCTCACCTCGTAGTCCGTGCCCGCGGTCTGGGTGAGCAGCCACGCGGTCACGGGCTCGCCGCCCGCCTGCCCGAACGGCGTGACGTGGTTCGCGAACGCGCCCGCGGCGTTCACGAGCAGCGCCGTGTGGACCGGCACGCGGATGTCGAGCGCGCGCAGGACGTTCCACAGCGCCAGCCCCCACGACACGTTCCACAGCAGTATCACGCCCGCGACGACCGCGAGCAACACGGGGTCCGCGGACCGGGCGGCCGCGAGCACCTCGCGGGCGTCCACGACCCAGAACATGACCGCGAACACGAGCGCTGCGCCCGCAACCCCGGCCACCGTCGCCAGCAGGTCCTCTCGCTGCACGCCTCCGAGTGGCGGGCGGGCGTGAATCAATCCATCGAATCCCGCGGCCGGGGGTCGTCCCGTCGCCGGTCGAATGGGAGGTTTTTTCTCCGCCCGTCACGACCGGAGCACCGAGTACCTGCCCGGAAATGTTCGAGAAGACGCCCACACCGACCGATGGTTGACGTGCCCGCTCAGGCGGCCAACGTCGCCCGCAACCTCCGCTACCGCGGCGCCGACGCCGTCCGCGAACTCGCGTCGCTGGTGAAGTACTCGCGGCGCTCGACGACCGACGCCGACCCCGTGCTGGACGCCGACTGGGACGTTCTCGTCCTCCTGGACGCGTGCCGCGCGGACCTGTTCGCGGAGGCCGCCGCCGACGTCGACTACGACTTCCTCCCCGCGGACCCGGGGTCGCGGACGTCGCCCGCCAGCTCCTCCGTGGAGTGGCTGGAGACGGTGTTCGGCGGCGCCAGCGACGACGCGCTCGCGGACCTCGCGTACGTCACCGGCAACCCCTACTCCGCGTCGAAAATCGACCACGACCGCTTCCACGGCGTCGAGGAGGTGTGGCGGTACGCGTGGGACGACGACCTCGGCACGATTCCGCCGCGGCCCGTGACGGACGTCGCCATCCGCACCGGCCGCGAGGCGGCCGCCGACCGGATGGTCGTCCACTACATGCAGCCGCACTTCCCGTCGGTCCTGGAGCGCGAGCAGCGAAGCGAGGGCGTCGAACTGGACGCTTTCGGCGACGACGAGATGTCCGTCTGGGACGACCTCCGCTTCGGCCGCCGGAGCGAGACCGACGCGTGGGAGACCTACCGCGAGAACCTCGAATACGTCCTCGAGGACCTCGAACTGCTGTTCGAGAATCTGGACGCCGAGCGCGTCGTCGTCACCGCCGACCACGGCAACGCGTTCGGCGAGCACCACGTCTACGGCCACCCCGGGGGCGTCGATCTCCCCGTCCTCCGCGAGGTGCCGTGGTGCGAGACGACTGCGACCGACACGCACAGCCACGACCCCGACGCCGCGGGCCGCGACGACACCGGCGAGAGCGGCGACGTCGTCGAAGAACGACTCGAAGATCTCGGCTACCGAACCTAACGATGGACACTACCGACTCCCCGAACCTCCTGCTGGTCGTGGTGGACTGCCTGCGACAGGACTTCCTGCACCGCGACGCCGTGGACACGCCGTTCCTCGACGGGCTCCGCGAGCGCGGGCGGGAAGCCACCGATCTGTACGCCACCGCGACCACGACGACGCCCGCGGTCGCGAGCCTGCTGACGGGCACGTACGGCGAGCGCAACGGCATCAAGTCGCTGCGCCGCGGCAGCCTCTCCGACGACGTCGAGTCGATGCCCGAGATACTGGGCGACGCCGGCTACCACACCGAAGCGATGGCGACCGGTCCGCTCGTCCCCGAGACCGGCCTCGACAGGGGGTTCGACCGCTACGAGTGCCGGGACCGCGACGAGTCGATGTTCAGCGACTGGCGCGAGGACGGCCTCGATAGGCTCGCCAGTCTGCCGGAACCGTTCGCGGCGTTCGTCCACCTCTGGGAGATTCACGAGGACGTCCACGTCCCCGGCGAGTTCGACAGCGCGGAGTACGGGGAAACGCCGTACGGCCGCGCGCTCTCCGCGCTCGACCGCGAAATCGAGGCGCTCGTTGACGCGGTCCCCGAGGACACGGTGGTCGCGGTCGTCGGCGACCACGGCGAGAGCATCACCCACCGCAACAACCCCCTGCGCCTGCTCGCGAAGTCCCTGCGGGACGGCCTGAAATACTACGGCGGCGTGGACACCCGCGGCGCCGCCGAGCGCGTCAACCAGTACTGCGAGCGGTTCGGCCCCGACCTCGACGACCACTTCCTCGAGAACGGGCACGGCGAGAACGTCTTCGACTTCACCACGAACGTCCCGTTCGTGCTCGCCGGCCCCGGCGTCGAGCCCGCGACCGTGGACGCCCAAGTCCGGCAAATCGACATCCTCCCCACCTTGCTGGACGCGCTCGGCGTGGAGCGCGAGACCGACGGCGAGGTCGTCGAACCCGGAATCGAGGACCGCGTCGCGTACATGCGCGCCTGCGGTGCCTCGCTGCACGGCGAGCGCAACTGGGCGCGCGCCGTCCGGCACGACGACGCCAAGTACGTCGAGTACCCCGACCGCGACTGGGAGCCCGGCGTCTACGACCTCGCGGAGAACCCCCGGGAGCTGGAGCGCGCCGACGACCCGGAGCTCGAAGCCGAACTCCGGGAGCGGCTCCCCGAGCGCGGCGTCGACCCGACGGACGTCGAGATGCTGGAAATCAACGAGCGCCTCGAAGACCTCGGCTACCTCTGAAGCGGCGGCTACGCGGCGGGAAAACAGGAACGAGCGTCGTTACGCGTCGTCGCGCTCTTCGTCGTCGCCCTCGTCGGGGTCCTCCTCGCTCTCGTCGTCCTCGGCGAGTTCGAGGTTGTCCTCGGGGACGCCGGCCTCCTGCCCGTC
Protein-coding sequences here:
- a CDS encoding glycosyltransferase gives rise to the protein MTATPPKVAVAHYCEGAGHATRMLAVVEELEAAGYDVVIAGGGPGTKFVEANGYTEFEPLDLDFVGDYQNGGLLDVLRNSGPAVAERVKQYRGWFDDEAPALLVTDDISAAIAATLHGQRYVYVSHDPAAFYSTTVERAGAWVRNRIAGYGAEQFLHPKVWSGGPSIPGADDVGPMAPVGDAPDADVDVLVVPSEFSVDPDRLADAIEASGRDVTLVGGDDWELQESLQPFVAGANLVICSGYSTVMEAAVAGTPCIVLPATSEQRGVVDALADTPGFYAADSIAGVEALLDAVEPPEPHANGAKRVADIAASYLPDAASTGSDSPASAD
- a CDS encoding lysylphosphatidylglycerol synthase transmembrane domain-containing protein, translated to MQREDLLATVAGVAGAALVFAVMFWVVDAREVLAAARSADPVLLAVVAGVILLWNVSWGLALWNVLRALDIRVPVHTALLVNAAGAFANHVTPFGQAGGEPVTAWLLTQTAGTDYEVSLASITSLDAINVVPSLAFAAVGSLYYVATETDGELGLLPVAVITAAVVLPVLAAVVWRYRAAIRGRAGGTVAAVIHRVVGAIPRVSLPDAEDLAARISGFTDALGRVAVSRERLVAAVGCSALGWAFQALGLWVTFLALDASVPVYVPFFVLPLGKVGSALPTPGGLGGTEAINVTLLTLLTAVSAPTIAAVVTIHSVGGYLLTTTVGAAATSALGVRS
- a CDS encoding alkaline phosphatase family protein, which codes for MVDVPAQAANVARNLRYRGADAVRELASLVKYSRRSTTDADPVLDADWDVLVLLDACRADLFAEAAADVDYDFLPADPGSRTSPASSSVEWLETVFGGASDDALADLAYVTGNPYSASKIDHDRFHGVEEVWRYAWDDDLGTIPPRPVTDVAIRTGREAAADRMVVHYMQPHFPSVLEREQRSEGVELDAFGDDEMSVWDDLRFGRRSETDAWETYRENLEYVLEDLELLFENLDAERVVVTADHGNAFGEHHVYGHPGGVDLPVLREVPWCETTATDTHSHDPDAAGRDDTGESGDVVEERLEDLGYRT
- a CDS encoding sulfatase-like hydrolase/transferase; the encoded protein is MDTTDSPNLLLVVVDCLRQDFLHRDAVDTPFLDGLRERGREATDLYATATTTTPAVASLLTGTYGERNGIKSLRRGSLSDDVESMPEILGDAGYHTEAMATGPLVPETGLDRGFDRYECRDRDESMFSDWREDGLDRLASLPEPFAAFVHLWEIHEDVHVPGEFDSAEYGETPYGRALSALDREIEALVDAVPEDTVVAVVGDHGESITHRNNPLRLLAKSLRDGLKYYGGVDTRGAAERVNQYCERFGPDLDDHFLENGHGENVFDFTTNVPFVLAGPGVEPATVDAQVRQIDILPTLLDALGVERETDGEVVEPGIEDRVAYMRACGASLHGERNWARAVRHDDAKYVEYPDRDWEPGVYDLAENPRELERADDPELEAELRERLPERGVDPTDVEMLEINERLEDLGYL